The following are encoded together in the Scomber scombrus chromosome 7, fScoSco1.1, whole genome shotgun sequence genome:
- the macf1b gene encoding microtubule-actin cross-linking factor 1, isoforms 6/7, which produces MLERSNVMRGSSTEHSMCILEQKWASVYSKVQERKAKLTKGLSLAKEFHSNVQELLTKMTKCEESIGLLPAPSFVLDTVCTQLQDHRTLVNEVNVYGEKKITVENAGRRLTEMSRKEDCDVIHNLIMTVQDRFKKLQQRASERGRMLEEVKKNAKQFNESWRLLVDWMTEVEQTLDTHKEIAVTHEDIKQQLNEQKEFQKLLRSKRPMYEATLKSGRSLHERAQTSHDRQHVENLLAELKDTWDTISGKSMERQHKLEEALLFSGRFTDALQALNDWLYRAEPQLAEDVPVSGDKDMVNNLIDKHKAFQKELGKRAGCIRTLKRSVRDLTRSSTADAHWLQEQMDELEGRWEAVCKLSVSKQDRLEVALQQAEKFDGLVHSFMERLTEAERVLKYGVIPDDEESLLAFRKQHEESMAALQAQVVELQNIRSLGEEILACCHPDSIITLKSWMSVTKTRYEEVQTWAQQQGQKIQNSLSALEAEREEVQRLLDWISSADEALTLRDQEPLPETMEQNQELIEQHRVFMEELNKKFPEVEHATKSCKHKSISKQHISPSKRPLTKRRSTLKLQPAAPVPLEHLDPQTPQLSQLVSRWQKLWLLAVARQSRLEQHQQTLKEMEEFANFDFNMWRKRYIQWISHLKSRILDVFRSIDRDQDGRISQKEFADYVLASKFPTNSLEMNAVANIFDMNSDGFIDYYEFVSALHPSRDPYRKTLDADQINEEVSRQVSQCNCPKRFQVEQISANRYRFGDSQQLRMVRILRSTLMVRVGGGWTALDEFLVKNDPCRVKGRTNLKIKEKYLSPAGSTSKGLTVSRSNSSLSLYSSASAPTSPMTRKALLRRSFSGDRCIRPRSSIAALGSDLQFVTTGEGNSPSPSDEAERLPT; this is translated from the exons ATGCTGGAAAGAAGCAATGTTATGCGGGGCTCGAGCACTGAACACAGCATGTGTATTCTTGAACAGAAATGGGCGTCTGTTTACAGCAAAGTACAGGAACGAAAG GCAAAGCTTACCAAAGGATTGAGTCTGGCCAAGGAGTTCCACAGCAATGTCCAGGAACTTCTCACTAAGATGACCAAGTGTGAGGAGTCAATTGGACTTCTTCCTGCTCCCAGCTTTGTTCTGGACACAGTTTGTACTCAGCTGCAGGATCACAGA ACACTGGTGAATGAGGTGAACGTTTACGGTGAGAAGAAGATAACAGTGGAGAATGCAGGCCGCAGACTAACAGAAATGAGCAGGAAAGAAGACTGCGATGTCATTCATAACCTAATCATGACGGTCCAGGATCGCTTCAAAAAGCTACAACAACGCGCTTCAGAAAGAGGCAGAATGCTAGAGGAGGTCAAAAAGAATGCCAAGCAG TTCAATGAATCTTGGCGCCTACTAGTGGACTGGATGACAGAGGTGGAACAAACATTAGACACACATAAAGAGATTGCAGTGACCCATGAGGATATTAAACAACAACTGAATGAACAGAAG GAGTTCCAGAAACTGCTGAGATCAAAGAGGCCCATGTACGAGGCTACGCTGAAGAGTGGCCGCAGCCTTCATGAAAGAGCTCAAACCAGCCATGATAGACAGCATGTGGAAAACCTCCTGGCTGAACTCAAAGACACTTGGGACACTATCAGTGGCAAGTCTATGGAGAG ACAACATAAGCTGGAAGAAGCACTGCTGTTCTCAGGCAGATTCACTGATGCTCTCCAGGCCCTGAATGACTGGCTGTATCGAGCAGAGCCACAGCTAGCTGAGGATGTTCCTGTCAGTGGAGACAAGGATATGGTCAACAATCTTATTGACAAACATAAG GCATTCCAAAAGGAGTTGGGGAAGCGAGCCGGGTGCATTAGGACCCTGAAGCGGTCTGTGAGGGATCTGACTAGGAGCAGCACAGCTGATGCTCACTGGCTGCAGGAGCAGATGGATGAACTGGAGGGCCGCTGGGAGGCTGTGTGCAAGCTGTCAGTCAGCAAGCAGGACAGGCTGGAGGTTGCACTTCAGCAG GCTGAGAAGTTCGATGGCCTTGTCCACTCCTTCATGGAGCGCCTCACTGAGGCAGAGAGAGTACTGAAATATGGGGTGATACCGGACGATGAGGAGAGTTTACTTGCTTTTCGCAAACAACACGAG GAGTCAATGGCTGCCTTGCAGGCTCAGGTTGTGGAATTACAGAACATCCGAAGTCTGGGTGAAGAGATCCTGGCCTGCTGTCACCCAGATTCCATAATCACCCTCAAATCTTGGATGAGTGTCACCAAGACCCGCTATGAAGAG GTTCAGACATGGGCCCAGCAGCAGGGCCAAAAGATCCAGAACAGCTTGTCAGCACTGGAGGCGGAGAGAGAGGAAGTCCAGAGGTTGTTGGACTGGATCTCCTCTGCAGATGAAGCCCTCACCCTCAGAGACCAAGAGCCACTACCTGAGACCATGGAGCAGAACCAAGAACTCATTGAGCAGCACAGG GTATTCATGGAGGAGTTGAATAAAAAGTTCCCAGAGGTTGAACATGCTACCAAGTCCTGCAAACACAAGAGCATTTCTAAACAGCACATATCCCCCAGCAAGCGGCCTCTCAcaa AGAGGAGAAGCACTCTGAAGCTGCAGCCCGCTGCACCGGTTCCCCTGGAGCATCTCGACCCCCAGACCCCACAGCTCAGTCAGCTGGTCAGTCGCTGGCAGAAACTTTGGCTGCTGGCTGTGGCTCGACAAAGCCGTCTGGAACAACACCAGCAAACACTCAAAGAG ATGGAAGAATTTGCAAACTTTGACTTCAATATGTGGCGAAAGCGATACATTCAGTGGATCAGTCACTTGAAGTCTAGGATCTTAGATGTGTTCCGCAGCATCGACCGCGACCAGGATGGACGAATCAGCCAGAAGGAGTTTGCGGACTACGTCCTCGCTTCAA AATTTCCCACCAACTCTCTAGAGATGAATGCGGTGGCAAACATCTTTGACATGAATAGCGATGGCTTCATCGACTATTATGAGTTTGTGAGTGCGCTCCACCCAAGCAGAGATCCCTACAGGAAAACACTGGACGCAGATCAAATCAATGAAGAG GTGAGCCGACAGGTATCTCAGTGCAACTGTCCTAAGAGGTTCCAAGTGGAGCAAATAAGTGCCAATAGATACAGG TTTGGAGATTCACAACAGTTGCGGATGGTTCGGATCCTGCGGAGCACGCTGATGGTCAGAGTGGGAGGAGGCTGGACTGCTTTAGATGAGTTCCTGGTCAAAAATGATCCCTGCAGAG TAAAAGGTCGGACCAACCTGAAGATCAAGGAGAAGTACTTGTCTCCAGCAGGAAGTACCTCCAAGGGTTTGACTGTCAGCAGATCTAACTCAAGCCTCAGCCTGTACAGCAGTGCCTCTGCCCCTACCAGCCCCATGACCCGCAAG GCATTACTCCGCAGGAGTTTCTCAGGTGACCGCTGCATTCGTCCAAGGAGCTCCATAGCTGCTTTGGGATCTGATCTACAGTTTGTGACAACAGGGGAGGGCAACTCCCCATCACCATCAG ACGAAGCTGAGAGGTTACCCACATGA
- the zgc:91890 gene encoding solute carrier family 52, riboflavin transporter, member 3-B: MSLLTHVLACLFGMGSWVAINGMWVELPLIVPGIPEGWYLPSYLTVLIQMANIGPLFITLMHRFRPGKLDERPVIYSIVVLGIIATFLLAFFWKHRVTVGGLPHSVPLLVLSFLLSVVDCTSSVTFLPFMMRLRPQYLTTYFAGEGLSGLVPALVALIQGVGVVHCQNATLSDPLNKTLENSTMAGSAELKAVYQPANFSAQVFFLFLSAMMVVCLVAFILLNRHPAVARERKNDLYFRSDLASEKREQGVSLHAHTPEQKPMICPLDRSEPRSSFGTGTYSNLQVMFIFVVLAWVNALTNAVLPSVQSYSCLPYGNQAYHLAATMAAVANPLACFIAMFIPIRSLIFMGFLTMFGTGFGAYIMAMAAMSPCPLLVHSPTGTVIIVLTWILFVLSLSYVKVIIGVILRDEGRSALVWCGAVVQLGSMLGALSMFPLVSVYGLFKSGDACNTKCPM, encoded by the exons ATGTCGCTGTTGACTCACGTTTTGGCGTGTCTGTTTGGGATGGGCTCTTGGGTGGCCATCAACGGGATGTGGGTGGAACTCCCCCTGATCGTACCTGGGATCCCAGAGGGCTGGTACCTCCCCTCCTACCTCACAGTCCTCATCCAGATGGCCAACATAGGTCCCCTCTTCATCACCCTGATGCACCGCTTCCGCCCAGGGAAACTGGACGAGCGGCCGGTCATCTACTCCATCGTGGTGTTGGGGATCATCGCTACATTCCTGCTGGCTTTCTTCTGGAAGCACAGGGTGACAGTAGGAGGCTTACCGCATAGTGTGCCACTGCTGGTGTTAAGCTTCCTGCTTTCAGTGGTAGACTGCACCTCCTCCGTCACCTTCCTGCCTTTCATGATGCGGCTGCGTCCCCAGTACCTCACTACATACTTTGCAGGTGAAGGACTCAGTGGTCTGGTGCCTGCACTGGTTGCTCTGATTCAAGGTGTTGGTGTAGTACACTGTCAGAATGCCACTTTGTCTGAtccattaaataaaacacttgaGAATTCCACTATGGCTGGCAGTGCAGAGCTAAAAGCTGTCTACCAGCCAGCTAATTTCTCTGCCCAGGTCTTCTTCCTGTTCCTCAGCGCCATGATGGTTGTGTGTCTGGTAGCATTCATCCTACTCAACCGTCACCCAGCTGTGGCTCGGGAGAGAAAAAATGACCTGTATTTCAGAAGTGATCTGGCTTCGGAGAAGAGAGAGCAAGGTGTGTCTCTGCATGCCCACACACCAGAGCAGAAACCTATGATCTGTCCCTTGGACAGGAGTGAACCTCGCAGCTCTTTTGGCACGGGGACGTACAGCAACCTCCAGGTGATGTTCATCTTTGTTGTGTTGGCGTGGGTGAATGCTCTGACCAATGCAGTGCTGCCATCAGTGCAGTCTTACTCCTGTCTGCCTTACGGGAATCAGGCCTACCACCTAGCTGCCACTATGGCAGCTGTTGCCAACCCATTGGCTTGCTTCATCGCAATGTTTATACCAATAAG GTCTCTCATCTTCATGGGTTTCCTGACCATGTTTGGGACTGGATTTGGAGCCTACATCATGGCCATGGCTGCTATGAGTCCCTGTCCCCTGCTGGTCCACAGCCCTACTGGAACCGTCATCATA GTGCTGACCTGGATCCTGTTTGTCCTGTCCTTGTCCTATGTGAAGGTCATCATTGGAGTGATTCTGAGAGATGAGGGCCGTAGTGCCCTTGTGTGGTGTGGAGCAGTAGTGCAGTTGGGCTCCATGCTTGGTGCTCTATCCATGTTCCCATTGGTCAGTGTCTATGGACTTTTCAAGTCAGGTGATGCTTGTAACACCAAGTGTCCAATGTAG